ACCAGATACTTGAAAACAATGCCACATTGCAGGATACAGTGATCATTGGATTACAGCCAAGAGGTATTTTTCTGAGTGACCGTATTGTGGGAGAGTTGCGCAGTTTAACGACAGCAGAAGCCATACGGTATGGAAAACTGGATATCACTTTTTATAGGGATGATGTGCGTCAGGGTTTGCATATTGCTAATAGTACCGATATTCCTTTCAGTTTAGAGAATAAGCACGTCATTTTGATTGATGATGTCCTGTATACCGGTAGAACGATCCGAGCGGCATTGGATGCGTTACTGGATTTTGGAAGACCTGCCAAAGTCTCGCTTTGCGTGTTGATCGACCGCCGTTTTAGTCGCGAACTGCCCATTCAGCCTGATTTCTCCGGCAAAACCATTGATACTATCATATCTCAGAAAGTCAAGGTTTGCTGGAAGGAGAGGGATGAGGTGGATGAGGTGATATTGATTTAAGAATGTCAGATGTCAGATGTAAATTGTTAGCATAAAAATCTGATATCTGAGATCTGAGAGCTGCTATATCAATGTATTTGTTTTTACTTTATCTTTGACCTTTAATGAAACTCTCTACCAAACATCTCCTTGGTATTAAAGATCTCACCCGAGATGATATTCAGTTAATTCTTACTACAGCAGAACAATTCAAGGAAGTTTTACAAAGACCTGTCAAGAAAGTGCCATCACTGCGTGATGTAACGATCGTGAATCTCTTTTATGAGAATTCAACCCGCACACGGATGTCTTTTGAACTTGCTGAAAGAAGACTTTCTGCAGATGTATTGAATTTTGCCGCTACTACCTCTTCAGCTGCAAAAGGGGAAACCTTACTGGATACGGTGAATAATATCCTTAGTATGAAAGTGGATATGGTGGTGATGCGTCATAGTGCATCTGGTGCTCCTCACTTTCTGGCTAAACATATTCCCGCGGCAATCGTGAATGCAGGAGATGGGATCAATGAACATCCAACACAAGCTTTATTGGATGCGTTTTCGATGAAAGAGAAATTGGGAAAATTGGAAGGACTGAAAGTGGCCATTATAGGGGATATCATGCATAGCCGTGTTGCTTTGAGTAATATGTATCTGCTCAAAAAAATGGGTGCCGAGATCACGATTGCGGGTCCGCCTACACTCATTCCAAAATATATTGAACAGGCTTTAGATGTGCGCGTTGAATACAATCTGAAGAAGGCCTTGCAATGGTGCGATGTTGCAAATGTGTTAAGGATTCAGCTCGAAAGACAAAATCAGCCTTTATTCTCTTCGCTTCGTGAATACAATCTGGCATACGGTATCAACAGACGATTACTGGAAGGTCTCGGTAAAGAGATCGTCATCATGCACCCCGGTCCCATTAACAGAGGCGTAGAATTGGATAGCGATGTTGCTGACGGACCATTCTCAATTATTTTGAACCAGGTAGAAAATGGAGTAGCTGTGAGAATGGCAGTGTTGTATTTGCTGGCGAATGAGCAAGCGTAAGTAGTATTTTAAGCTTCCAGTCACAAGCTTCAAGTTGCAAGTGAGATCTGGTACATAGTGATTTTCTGGTTCCTTATCTTTTGCTTCTTCCTTATGTCTTCCTTGTATCTTGTTTCTTCACCCTTGTATCTTCCTACAAGGGGTCTGTAACACATTTAACCTACTTTGTTCTTTTTTCTGTTACTTAGTGCTCTAAATCACTTTCATGCGCATTTGTTTATTCCCCGGAACTTTTGACCCAGTTACATTAGGTCATATCGATATCATCAACAGGGCCTTGCCTTTGTTTGATGAGATCTATATCGGTATCGGTATCAATTCAGCTAAGTCGCCGATGTTTAGTCCGGAGCAGCGTATGGAATGGTTCAAAGAGATCTATCGCGATGAACCCAGGGTCAAGAGTGTTGTGTATGAAGGCTTGACAATCAATTATTGTAAAAAGATCGGAGCAAGATTCATATTGAGAGGTATTCGTTATGTGAGTGATTTTGAATATGAGAAAACCATCGCTGATGCCAATCGCACACTGGATAAAAATATTGAAACCATCTTTCTGACAGGTGAGCCTAAATACACTTCTGTAGCATCAACCATTGTCAGAGATATTCTTAAAAATGGGGGCGATGCTTCTCCTTTTCTTCCGGAAGCAGTGATTCAATCTATTCAAAAATAAACGGCAGTATGTCAGTGATCTGGTTTAAAAAAGACCTCACCGTGGAAGATATTCAACCACTGGGAAAGAACACCATGGGTGAACATTTGGGAATGATATTTACAGAAGTCGGAGCGGATTATCTGAAAGCAACCATGCCTGTAGATCATCGTACAAAACAACCCTATGGATTATTGCATGGTGGTGCATCAGTGGCTTTGGCGGAAACGTTGGGAAGTGTAGGTGCTGCTTTGGTGGTTGATCATGAGCAATTGATCTGTGTGGGACAAGAAATCAATGCCAATCATTTGCGTAGTGTTCGCAATGGTTTGGTGACAGGAGTGGCGAAGCCTGTGCATATCGGTGCCAGTTCTCAGGTATGGGAGATCAAGATCTACGATGAACGAGAAAAACTTGTGTGTATTAGTCGTCTTACCGTTGCAGTCTTAAAACGCAAAGGCTGATATCACTGATCCAATTCTGTAATATACTGTTTCAGTTCCTGCAAATAATTACCATACAGCTTCTTCAGGTACCATTTCGTAAAATAGTAAACAGCCACTGCTAAAGTGATCATATAAAGTCCGAGGAATAACATCACCTGCCAGCGGGCAGTAAAAATTTTCACAGAAAACTTTTCGATCTCCGGGATTTCAACGGGATCTGCATATGATAAGATCATAGAGAACATGAAACAAACAGGCAATAAGGCCATTGTGAACTGGAAGTAACGCTTAACAAACTCTTCCAGTAATCCAACAAGCATTTGTAAGTTGTTTTTAATAGGTTGATCTGAATTACTCAATGTGGAAGTTCTGCGATACAGATAATAAAGGACAAATGTCATTAGGACGGTGAGTACTGTAAATACACCAAAATACAAGCGAACAGACCAGTAGTTTGTGATG
Above is a genomic segment from Sediminibacterium sp. KACHI17 containing:
- the pyrR gene encoding bifunctional pyr operon transcriptional regulator/uracil phosphoribosyltransferase PyrR — its product is MKTILSAQQLTLTVKRLAHQILENNATLQDTVIIGLQPRGIFLSDRIVGELRSLTTAEAIRYGKLDITFYRDDVRQGLHIANSTDIPFSLENKHVILIDDVLYTGRTIRAALDALLDFGRPAKVSLCVLIDRRFSRELPIQPDFSGKTIDTIISQKVKVCWKERDEVDEVILI
- a CDS encoding aspartate carbamoyltransferase catalytic subunit: MKLSTKHLLGIKDLTRDDIQLILTTAEQFKEVLQRPVKKVPSLRDVTIVNLFYENSTRTRMSFELAERRLSADVLNFAATTSSAAKGETLLDTVNNILSMKVDMVVMRHSASGAPHFLAKHIPAAIVNAGDGINEHPTQALLDAFSMKEKLGKLEGLKVAIIGDIMHSRVALSNMYLLKKMGAEITIAGPPTLIPKYIEQALDVRVEYNLKKALQWCDVANVLRIQLERQNQPLFSSLREYNLAYGINRRLLEGLGKEIVIMHPGPINRGVELDSDVADGPFSIILNQVENGVAVRMAVLYLLANEQA
- the coaD gene encoding pantetheine-phosphate adenylyltransferase, with amino-acid sequence MRICLFPGTFDPVTLGHIDIINRALPLFDEIYIGIGINSAKSPMFSPEQRMEWFKEIYRDEPRVKSVVYEGLTINYCKKIGARFILRGIRYVSDFEYEKTIADANRTLDKNIETIFLTGEPKYTSVASTIVRDILKNGGDASPFLPEAVIQSIQK
- a CDS encoding hotdog fold thioesterase — encoded protein: MSVIWFKKDLTVEDIQPLGKNTMGEHLGMIFTEVGADYLKATMPVDHRTKQPYGLLHGGASVALAETLGSVGAALVVDHEQLICVGQEINANHLRSVRNGLVTGVAKPVHIGASSQVWEIKIYDEREKLVCISRLTVAVLKRKG